The following proteins are co-located in the Terriglobia bacterium genome:
- a CDS encoding 4Fe-4S dicluster domain-containing protein — protein YELVRDSWAGQYKGGADFEMFWRQALRDGIAPNSAAAPIDKLAVRPLPGGAIPSTGQSSAPDNLDVAFRPDPALYDGSFANNTWLQELPAALTKLTWDNAVMISPKTSRDLQAFNDDEVDLIVNGRQITGGIFVVPGQADNTVAVHLGWGRTRAGSNGTQRGFSAYALRASADPWLATGGRIRKRGTKYQLVSTRDHHATEGRHMVRHMTAADYAKYPDLIQNATRVPKPDETMYPPYPAVDNAWGMSVDLSRCVGCNACVIACQAENNIPTVGKNEVARGREMHWMRIDTYFEGPAENPDGYFQPMFCQHCETAPCEYVCPVEATTHSTEGINEMTYNRCVGTRYCSNNCPYKVRRFNFFEYAQWDVPSLKLMYNPDVTVRSRGVMEKCTYCIQRVNRTRINALKEDRKIRDGEVVTACQQACPANALVFGNLLDLKSKASRLKAEPRDYSVLADYNTRPRTTYLAALKNPNPEIAGLDADQHRNG, from the coding sequence TATGAACTCGTCCGGGACTCCTGGGCCGGTCAGTACAAGGGCGGCGCTGATTTCGAGATGTTCTGGCGGCAAGCCCTTCGGGACGGTATTGCCCCGAATTCGGCGGCCGCGCCGATCGATAAACTCGCGGTACGCCCGCTGCCCGGCGGCGCCATTCCTTCGACCGGGCAGTCTTCCGCTCCGGACAACCTCGATGTGGCATTCCGTCCGGATCCGGCTCTTTACGACGGATCGTTTGCCAACAATACCTGGTTGCAGGAGTTGCCGGCAGCGCTGACCAAACTCACCTGGGACAACGCGGTGATGATCAGTCCGAAAACATCACGCGACCTGCAGGCTTTCAACGACGACGAGGTGGATCTGATCGTCAATGGCCGTCAGATCACCGGCGGGATCTTCGTCGTTCCCGGACAGGCTGACAACACCGTCGCGGTTCATCTCGGCTGGGGCCGGACCCGCGCAGGGTCGAACGGAACGCAACGCGGCTTCAGTGCTTATGCGCTCCGGGCATCGGCTGACCCCTGGTTGGCTACCGGCGGCAGGATTCGAAAGCGCGGGACAAAGTACCAACTGGTCTCGACCCGGGATCACCATGCTACCGAAGGCCGTCACATGGTCCGCCACATGACGGCGGCCGATTACGCGAAATATCCCGATCTCATTCAGAACGCAACCCGCGTGCCCAAACCGGACGAAACCATGTACCCGCCGTACCCGGCTGTCGACAATGCGTGGGGAATGTCGGTCGACCTGAGCCGATGCGTCGGCTGCAACGCCTGCGTCATCGCCTGCCAGGCTGAAAACAACATCCCGACCGTCGGTAAGAACGAAGTGGCGCGTGGGCGTGAGATGCATTGGATGCGGATCGATACATATTTCGAAGGTCCCGCTGAAAACCCGGACGGATATTTTCAACCGATGTTCTGCCAGCATTGCGAAACGGCTCCGTGCGAGTACGTCTGTCCGGTCGAAGCAACGACCCACAGCACCGAAGGCATCAATGAAATGACCTACAACCGGTGCGTCGGCACGCGGTACTGCTCGAATAACTGCCCGTATAAAGTGCGACGCTTCAACTTTTTCGAATACGCCCAGTGGGACGTGCCTTCGTTGAAGCTGATGTACAACCCGGATGTCACCGTGCGCAGCCGCGGCGTGATGGAAAAGTGCACCTATTGCATCCAGCGGGTCAATCGGACGCGCATCAACGCGCTGAAGGAAGACCGCAAAATCCGGGACGGCGAAGTCGTCACGGCCTGCCAGCAGGCGTGTCCCGCGAATGCGCTGGTGTTTGGAAACCTGCTCGACCTGAAGAGCAAGGCCTCCAGACTGAAGGCCGAACCGCGCGACTACAGCGTTCTGGCCGATTACAACACACGCCCCAGGACCACGTACCTGGCGGCATTGAAGAACCCCAATCCGGAAATTGCCGGTCTCGATGCCGACCAACACAGGAATGGCTGA
- the nrfD gene encoding NrfD/PsrC family molybdoenzyme membrane anchor subunit produces the protein MADQNTTAVYTPPAERPYPGPHWVTEKISSLVLTPNTPIEWLIVFGLTFMGTGVLLIAITWLLIRGIGIWGVNIPIAWGFAIVNFVWWIGIGHAGTLISAILLLLHQAWRQSINRFAEAMTLFAVMCAGMFPLLHLGRPWFFYWLAPYPNTMGLWPQWRSPLIWDVFAVSTYFTISLVFWYVGLIPDLATFRDKAKHRVTQVIYGLMAMGWRGSAYHWQRYEEAYLILAGLATPLVVSVHTVVSFDFTIAILPGWHSTIFPPYFVAGAIYSGFAMVLTLAIPLREVYGLKELITMRHLDNMAKLLLATGVIVLYSYVDEAFIAYYSGNVYERFEIVNRMFGPYGWVYWLLILTNLVIPQIMWSSRMRKSVAAIFVVALSVDVGMWLERFVIVVVSLHRDFLPSIWGMYIPTIWDWATFAGSIALFVTLFLLFFRLLPPISMFEIKKVLHQPEVSARP, from the coding sequence ATGGCTGACCAGAACACAACCGCTGTTTACACGCCGCCGGCAGAGCGTCCCTATCCCGGACCGCACTGGGTCACGGAAAAGATTTCGTCCCTCGTCCTGACGCCGAACACACCCATCGAGTGGCTCATCGTTTTCGGTCTCACTTTTATGGGAACGGGCGTTCTGTTAATTGCAATCACCTGGCTGCTGATCCGCGGTATCGGCATCTGGGGAGTCAACATTCCGATCGCGTGGGGATTCGCGATCGTGAACTTTGTCTGGTGGATCGGGATCGGACATGCCGGCACTCTTATCTCGGCGATCCTGCTGCTCCTTCATCAAGCCTGGCGCCAATCCATCAACCGCTTTGCGGAAGCGATGACGCTGTTCGCCGTGATGTGCGCCGGCATGTTTCCTCTTCTCCATCTCGGCCGGCCCTGGTTCTTTTACTGGTTAGCGCCTTACCCGAATACGATGGGCCTGTGGCCGCAATGGCGAAGCCCGCTCATATGGGACGTGTTCGCCGTCAGTACGTACTTCACCATTTCACTGGTCTTCTGGTACGTCGGCCTCATCCCCGACCTTGCGACCTTCAGAGACAAAGCCAAACACCGGGTCACGCAAGTCATATACGGCCTGATGGCGATGGGCTGGCGCGGCTCCGCCTATCACTGGCAGCGGTATGAAGAGGCGTATCTGATACTCGCCGGTCTGGCGACACCGCTGGTGGTTTCCGTACACACCGTCGTCAGCTTCGATTTCACGATCGCTATTCTGCCCGGCTGGCACTCAACGATCTTTCCTCCCTACTTCGTTGCCGGAGCGATTTATTCGGGTTTCGCAATGGTTTTGACTCTAGCGATTCCGCTGCGGGAGGTCTATGGCCTGAAAGAACTCATCACGATGCGGCATCTGGACAACATGGCAAAACTGCTGCTCGCCACGGGCGTGATCGTTCTCTACAGCTATGTCGACGAGGCGTTCATCGCTTACTACAGCGGCAACGTTTACGAGCGATTCGAAATCGTAAACCGTATGTTCGGACCTTACGGCTGGGTGTATTGGCTGCTGATCTTAACGAACCTTGTCATTCCACAAATCATGTGGTCGAGCCGTATGCGCAAGAGCGTGGCTGCGATTTTCGTTGTCGCGCTCTCGGTGGATGTCGGTATGTGGCTGGAACGCTTTGTCATCGTGGTGGTCAGCCTGCACCGTGACTTCCTGCCGTCGATATGGGGCATGTATATCCCGACGATCTGGGATTGGGCCACATTCGCGGGATCGATCGCGTTGTTTGTGACGCTGTTCCTGCTCTTTTTCCGGCTGCTTCCGCCGATCTCCATGTTCGAGATAAAAAAAGTTCTGCACCAACCGGAGGTTTCAGCCAGGCCATGA
- a CDS encoding DUF3341 domain-containing protein yields MNAKPIYGLLAEFKEPEKLVEIATRARESGYRRIDGFSPYPVDGLAEALGSHHTKIPVIALAGGLTGGLGGYFMLYSSSVAFYPINVAGRPFHSWPMFIPITFELTILFSGLFTAIGMLALNGLPKPHHPVFALPQFSLATDDRFFFCIEARDPSFDEEKCRAFLNQFDPVGVYAVDET; encoded by the coding sequence ATGAACGCGAAACCCATTTACGGCCTGCTCGCGGAGTTCAAAGAGCCGGAGAAACTCGTTGAGATTGCCACGCGCGCAAGAGAGTCCGGGTACCGGCGGATCGACGGATTCTCGCCATATCCTGTCGACGGACTCGCCGAAGCGCTTGGATCGCACCACACCAAAATCCCGGTGATCGCTCTAGCCGGCGGATTAACCGGCGGCCTCGGCGGCTATTTCATGCTCTACAGCTCGAGTGTTGCTTTCTATCCGATCAATGTCGCCGGCCGGCCTTTTCACAGCTGGCCGATGTTCATTCCGATAACTTTTGAATTGACGATTTTATTTTCCGGTCTTTTTACCGCCATCGGAATGCTGGCTCTCAACGGCCTTCCGAAACCGCATCATCCGGTTTTTGCGTTGCCGCAATTTTCGCTCGCAACCGACGATCGATTTTTCTTCTGCATTGAAGCGAGGGATCCCTCGTTCGATGAGGAAAAGTGCCGGGCGTTTCTGAATCAGTTTGATCCGGTCGGAGTTTATGCTGTTGATGAGACCTAG
- a CDS encoding cytochrome c — MANEPRYRTYQESGFFPNGSSARPIPEGTVSQEMDLDVHLVDGSVDGQPAATFPFPITLDVLQRGRQRFDIFCTPCHDHVGTGQGMAARRGFRMPPPSFHIDRLRAEPPGYFFQVITKGFGVMPSYAFQIPVRDRWAIVAYVRALQLSWNATTADVPPDELKKLEAQKQ, encoded by the coding sequence ATGGCAAACGAACCGCGTTACCGGACCTACCAGGAAAGCGGATTTTTCCCCAACGGGAGTTCTGCGCGGCCTATTCCTGAAGGAACGGTGTCTCAGGAGATGGACCTCGACGTACACCTTGTCGATGGCAGCGTAGACGGACAGCCCGCGGCGACCTTCCCCTTTCCGATAACACTCGATGTCCTGCAACGCGGCCGGCAGCGGTTCGATATTTTCTGCACGCCCTGTCATGACCATGTCGGAACCGGGCAGGGCATGGCGGCGCGCCGGGGATTTCGCATGCCGCCGCCTTCGTTCCATATCGATCGGCTTCGGGCGGAACCGCCGGGATATTTCTTTCAGGTGATCACCAAGGGTTTTGGCGTGATGCCGTCATATGCGTTTCAAATCCCTGTCCGGGACAGATGGGCGATCGTCGCCTACGTTCGCGCCCTGCAATTGAGCTGGAATGCGACCACTGCGGACGTTCCGCCGGACGAACTCAAGAAACTGGAGGCGCAGAAGCAATGA